The genome window GCCTGTCGAGAGGGCGTGGTTGGTCATCTGGATGAGCGCGCCCTGGACGGCCTCTGTCGTGAAGGCGAACAGGCCGAGGACGATGAACCCGAGGTGGCTCACCGACGAGTAGGCGATCAGCCCCTTGATGTCCTTCTGCGCATACGCCACGAGCGCCGCCCACACGATGCCGATGGCCGCCAGCACGCCGATGGCGGGCGCGAGCGCCATCGCGGCGTTGGGGAACATCGGCACGACGAAGCGGAGCAGGCCGTAGGTGCCCATCTTGCCCATCACGGCGGCGAGGAGCACCGTCGCGGCCAGCGGCGCGGCGCGGTAGGCGCCCGGCAGCCACGAGTGCAGCGGGAAGAGCGGGGCCTTGATGAGGAACGCGAGCCCGAAGAGCACGAAGAGAATCGTCTGCGCCTCGGCCGGGACGGCGAAGCGGAGCAGGTCGTAGTAGTCCGTCGTGAAGACGCCGCCGTTGACGACGTTGCCCGCCGCGTAGCCCATCCAGAGCACGCCGACGAGCATCAGGAGCGACCCGACGAGCGTGTAGATCACGAACTTGAGTGCCGCGCGGCTGCTGTCCTGTTCCTTCGTGTCGCGTCCCCAGATGGCGATGAGGAAGTACATCGGGATGAGCACGACCTCAAAGAACACGTAGAACAGGAAGAGGTCGAACGCGCAGAAGACGCCGAGGAGGCCCGTCTGGAGGAGCAGCATCAGCGCGAAGAAGCCTTTCTGGCCGCCGTAGGTCGCGTCATCGCCTGCATCGTCCCGGAGCCCGCCCCACGCTGCGCCGACGGCAATCGGCCCGAGAAGCGCCACGAGCAGGACGAGGAGCACGTTGAGGCCATCGATCCCGACGAAGTAGGTCACGTCGGTGCCCGGCAGCCAGGCCCCGGAGCGCTCGGCCATCTGCGGCATCGCCTCCGTGACGGCGTTCGGGTCGAAGCCGAGGTAGAGCATCGCCGCGAGCGCGAGCGTGCCGAGCGTCGTCGCGAGCGCGATCACGCGCGCCATGGCCTGCGGCAGGAGCAGCACCAGCACCGCCGCCAGCGCCGGCAAGAAGATGGTCAGGGAGACGAGCATAGGGGAGTGAGGCGGTGTTGCGGTGAAGCAGTGAGGCGGTGGGAGGCGTTCACTGCCTCACCGCAACACCGCCGTACCGCGCAACTCTTAAAGCAGAAGCATCAGCGCGATGACGAGGAGGACGCCGGCGACGAGGACCGCGGCGTAGGTCTGGGCGACGCCGTTCTGGAAGCGCGCGAGGAAGCCGCCGAAGCCGCGTACGCCCTGCGCGCCACCTTCCACCAGGCCTCGGTCCAGCACCGTCTTGTCGAGCGGGTCGAGCGCGTCGCGGGCGAAGCTCTTCACGACGCCCACCACGACGACCCGGTAGAACGCGTCGATGCCCCAGCCGCGCGAGAACGTGCCGTGGAGGCCGCCGAGGCGCTGCTTCAGCGCTGCGTCGGCGTCGAGGCCGCGCGCGTAGAAGCGCCAGGCGAACCCTACACCGAGGAGCGCGATGGC of Bacteroidota bacterium contains these proteins:
- a CDS encoding NADH-quinone oxidoreductase subunit M, which codes for MLVSLTIFLPALAAVLVLLLPQAMARVIALATTLGTLALAAMLYLGFDPNAVTEAMPQMAERSGAWLPGTDVTYFVGIDGLNVLLVLLVALLGPIAVGAAWGGLRDDAGDDATYGGQKGFFALMLLLQTGLLGVFCAFDLFLFYVFFEVVLIPMYFLIAIWGRDTKEQDSSRAALKFVIYTLVGSLLMLVGVLWMGYAAGNVVNGGVFTTDYYDLLRFAVPAEAQTILFVLFGLAFLIKAPLFPLHSWLPGAYRAAPLAATVLLAAVMGKMGTYGLLRFVVPMFPNAAMALAPAIGVLAAIGIVWAALVAYAQKDIKGLIAYSSVSHLGFIVLGLFAFTTEAVQGALIQMTNHALSTGALFLLAGFLYRRRGTYDLDKLGGVAKTLPALTFFTMLAVFASSGLPGLNGFVGEFLILLGAFKSTLIGPVVVGVATSGVIFAAVYLLWMAYKTFFGPAKTEADGTRDLSLGELALVLPLAVGMVWLGMGPMPFLNKSEAAVEDLLEVTASKAEMVATAEVAATQNGVPFGGAVLPWPVPQGEAEPLAEVLP